From a region of the Chitinophaga caseinilytica genome:
- a CDS encoding YbaB/EbfC family nucleoid-associated protein, with amino-acid sequence MFGDLFGKLQEAQQKMQESKERLRHITIEGEAGGVKALVTGGREVKSVEIDPELLSADRKEELEDLLITALNRALKQAEETWEAEMKGMAGGMLGGMGIPGM; translated from the coding sequence ATGTTTGGAGATTTGTTCGGCAAGCTGCAGGAAGCGCAGCAGAAAATGCAGGAAAGCAAAGAGCGCCTGCGTCATATTACCATTGAAGGGGAAGCGGGCGGCGTGAAGGCGCTGGTGACGGGCGGCCGGGAAGTGAAGAGCGTGGAGATCGATCCGGAATTGCTGTCGGCCGACAGGAAGGAGGAGCTGGAAGACCTGCTCATCACGGCGTTGAACCGCGCGCTGAAACAGGCGGAAGAAACCTGGGAAGCCGAAATGAAAGGCATGGCGGGCGGTATGCTCGGCGGCATGGGCATTCCCGGGATGTAA
- a CDS encoding ABC transporter permease, which translates to MQFNRILRKIIRTGVGKSRYWMAIIGLGVAMLLILVALQVHTDFNELLHGSRNQNERADYLVVNKLITNDMMGKPEKTVFTPEEQKDFAAQPFVEAFGAITAAQFNVQMQADQLGFQTLAFFEAVPDTFLDVKSDEWKWREGDQMLPIVVPRDFVNMFNFGFALGNGIPQFSETSIKSLTPEVIISNGMQQGQFRGKIAGFSDRISTVLVPQSFMDWANARYGKGVAKLPSRVVIRVKDPSSIELKNYLEQHNYSTDSEKTKYNKIRGIVQTIVSVVGFFGGVLLMFALLVFSMFIQLVISSCRKEIRLLVTLGTAPKRLQHYLLGQLVPVYFVTGVIALIVVSAAQWWASGVLAKHGMFVAPYPGIMTIIATLGILALVYIVNLVTVRKEIQAHT; encoded by the coding sequence ATGCAATTCAACCGGATTTTAAGAAAGATCATCCGCACCGGCGTCGGCAAAAGCCGCTACTGGATGGCCATCATCGGCCTCGGCGTAGCCATGCTGCTGATCCTCGTAGCCCTCCAGGTGCATACGGATTTCAACGAACTGCTGCATGGCAGCCGGAACCAGAACGAACGGGCCGATTATCTCGTGGTCAACAAACTGATCACCAACGATATGATGGGCAAGCCGGAAAAAACGGTGTTCACGCCCGAAGAGCAGAAAGATTTTGCCGCACAGCCTTTCGTGGAAGCTTTCGGCGCTATCACCGCCGCGCAGTTCAACGTGCAGATGCAGGCCGACCAGCTGGGGTTCCAGACGCTCGCGTTCTTCGAAGCCGTGCCCGATACTTTCCTCGATGTAAAATCCGACGAATGGAAATGGCGGGAAGGCGACCAGATGCTGCCGATCGTGGTGCCGCGCGATTTCGTGAACATGTTCAACTTCGGATTTGCACTGGGGAACGGCATCCCGCAATTCTCCGAAACCTCCATCAAAAGCCTCACCCCGGAAGTCATCATTTCCAATGGCATGCAGCAGGGGCAGTTCAGGGGAAAGATCGCCGGATTTTCCGATCGCATCTCCACTGTGCTCGTCCCGCAGTCGTTTATGGACTGGGCGAATGCGCGCTACGGAAAAGGCGTGGCCAAACTACCGTCGCGCGTAGTGATCCGCGTGAAAGACCCCAGCAGCATCGAACTGAAAAACTATCTCGAGCAACATAACTATTCGACCGATTCCGAGAAAACGAAATACAACAAAATCCGCGGCATCGTGCAAACCATCGTGAGCGTGGTCGGGTTTTTCGGCGGCGTGCTGCTCATGTTCGCGCTCCTCGTTTTCAGTATGTTCATCCAGCTCGTCATATCGTCGTGCAGGAAAGAAATCCGGTTGCTGGTGACATTGGGTACCGCGCCGAAGCGGTTACAGCATTACCTGCTGGGCCAGCTGGTGCCGGTGTATTTCGTGACGGGCGTGATAGCGCTGATCGTAGTATCTGCCGCGCAATGGTGGGCCAGCGGCGTGCTGGCGAAGCACGGGATGTTCGTGGCGCCGTACCCCGGCATCATGACCATTATCGCCACGCTGGGGATTTTGGCGCTGGTGTATATCGTGAACCTGGTGACGGTGCGCAAGGAGATCCAAGCTCATACCTGA
- a CDS encoding DUF2891 domain-containing protein encodes MTRAIFLLAGVLAISTVSAQTKFYDEQDGILRLTQAGAEHLSGLPLKCMQHEFPYKTGIVFSDSTLIEKPITYHPAFYGCYDWHSSVHGHWMLVRLLKTYPNLPNAALIREKLSQNLTADNIRKELLLFANKENKGFERIYGWSWLLQLQNELLTWNDPFARELSRNIAPMARYFSVAWRDFLKKIAYPIRVGEHTNLAFGLRLAWDYAATAKDTALQSSIRSTAMRFYAADADCPASWEPGGYDFLSPCLEEADLMWRILPAAEYKIWLKRFLPGLFKQEPLFRTAMVNDRTDGKLVHLDGLNLSRAWCLYGIARHAGSHAPAIRELAAQHLRAALPHVASGDYAGEHWLATFAVYALTVE; translated from the coding sequence ATGACGAGAGCGATATTCCTGCTGGCCGGGGTGCTGGCGATTTCAACCGTTAGCGCACAAACGAAATTTTACGATGAGCAGGACGGCATCCTCCGGCTTACCCAGGCGGGTGCGGAACATTTATCCGGCCTGCCCTTGAAATGCATGCAGCACGAGTTCCCCTACAAAACGGGCATCGTGTTCTCCGATTCTACCCTCATCGAAAAACCCATCACGTACCATCCCGCATTTTACGGTTGTTACGACTGGCACAGCAGCGTTCACGGCCACTGGATGCTGGTCCGCTTGCTGAAAACATACCCGAACCTCCCCAATGCCGCGCTCATCCGCGAGAAGCTGTCGCAAAACCTCACGGCCGACAATATCCGCAAAGAACTGTTGCTCTTCGCCAACAAGGAAAATAAAGGATTCGAAAGGATTTACGGGTGGAGCTGGCTGCTCCAGCTGCAAAACGAACTGCTGACCTGGAACGATCCCTTCGCCCGTGAGCTTTCGCGCAACATCGCTCCCATGGCCCGGTATTTCAGCGTGGCCTGGCGCGATTTCCTCAAAAAGATCGCCTACCCGATCCGCGTCGGCGAGCACACCAACCTCGCTTTCGGGCTCCGGCTGGCTTGGGATTACGCGGCCACGGCAAAAGATACCGCCCTCCAGTCTTCCATCCGCAGCACGGCCATGCGGTTTTACGCGGCAGACGCCGATTGCCCCGCCAGCTGGGAACCCGGTGGTTACGATTTCCTGTCGCCCTGCCTCGAAGAAGCCGATCTCATGTGGCGCATCCTTCCGGCGGCGGAATATAAGATTTGGCTGAAACGCTTCCTGCCGGGGCTTTTCAAACAGGAACCGCTGTTCAGGACCGCCATGGTCAACGACCGGACAGACGGGAAGCTCGTTCACCTCGACGGCCTCAACCTGTCCCGCGCCTGGTGCCTCTACGGCATCGCCCGGCACGCAGGGAGCCATGCGCCCGCCATCCGCGAACTGGCCGCACAACATCTGCGGGCCGCATTGCCGCACGTGGCGAGCGGCGACTATGCAGGAGAGCATTGGCTCGCTACTTTCGCCGTGTACGCGCTCACCGTGGAATAA
- a CDS encoding DUF2569 family protein has translation MNFLQTDFLISALLIASAFVVFGLMVLRLNNTSLPPVYPTPRPIAIGGWLIVIAVLVIISLCSSFFKLFDLSIWVEGFWTVYFQDPESYLTLSLQVLDALNIVFILTFGFFSIILFFKRRDIAPKVMNYYIIISTAVSCIISLTAILAELSAIPLDGLPARLFMIQILAIIIVILITSLIVRYLRNSTRSKETFVLPHPSLVDHELPDFDLNKES, from the coding sequence ATGAATTTTCTTCAAACCGACTTTCTGATTTCCGCCTTACTGATCGCGTCAGCGTTCGTCGTTTTCGGCTTGATGGTCCTGCGGTTGAACAATACTTCGCTGCCACCGGTCTACCCCACTCCCAGGCCCATTGCTATCGGCGGCTGGCTGATCGTGATCGCGGTGCTGGTGATCATTTCATTGTGCTCGAGTTTCTTCAAACTTTTCGACCTGAGTATCTGGGTGGAGGGTTTCTGGACCGTCTATTTCCAGGATCCGGAATCATACCTAACCTTGTCGCTGCAGGTTTTAGATGCGTTGAACATCGTTTTCATCCTGACTTTCGGCTTCTTCTCCATTATACTGTTTTTTAAACGGCGGGATATCGCGCCGAAAGTGATGAATTATTACATCATCATCAGCACCGCCGTTAGTTGTATTATCAGTTTGACTGCTATTCTGGCCGAGCTTTCAGCCATCCCGCTCGATGGTTTGCCGGCGCGCCTTTTCATGATACAGATCCTCGCCATAATAATTGTCATTCTCATTACCTCGCTGATCGTCAGGTACCTGAGAAACTCCACCCGATCAAAGGAAACCTTCGTGCTGCCGCACCCCAGCCTGGTCGACCATGAGCTCCCGGATTTCGACCTCAACAAAGAATCGTAA
- a CDS encoding amidohydrolase family protein, whose protein sequence is MKSILTLFLAIVCAGNAFAQRTILHCGTLIDGVLDKPRQNMSVIITGNKITAVQSGFTAPAPGDKVIDLKKQTVMPGWMDMHVHIESETSKSAYSDKFTQNPADLAFLSVRYAERTLMTGFTTVRDLGGTGVNIALRNAIAKGLITGPRIFTAGKSIATTGGHADPTNGYNRALMGDPGPEAGVANGPDECRKAVRQAYKFGADLIKITATGGVLSVAKDGSSPQFTDEELAAIISTAKDYNMKVAAHAHGTEGIKRAIRAGVNSIEHGTLMDDEAMALAIKHGTWYVPTITAGRSVADSAKIPGYYPEIVKPKAEAIGPQIQKTFAKAWKKGVKIAFGTDAGVYQHGRNWLEFVYMTDAGMPVMDAIKSATIKAAELLGEEARLGSVEPGKLADFTAVDGDPMKDIQAMGRVSFVMKDGLIFKQGTTNLSVQNQTAMSSQKFVHVVNFYLKPGLTAAEIRTFEEGVSSLEKIETLKVFNVGKPAGTDRPVIDKSYSYCLLTVFNDEAGHDIYQEHPVHLAFIEKCNALWEKVVVFDSVTIPQ, encoded by the coding sequence ATGAAATCCATCCTGACCCTTTTCCTGGCCATCGTCTGCGCCGGCAACGCCTTCGCGCAGCGGACCATCCTGCATTGCGGCACCCTGATCGACGGGGTGCTCGACAAGCCCCGGCAAAATATGTCCGTCATCATCACGGGTAACAAGATCACCGCGGTGCAATCCGGATTCACGGCGCCCGCGCCCGGCGATAAAGTGATAGACCTGAAAAAGCAAACGGTCATGCCCGGCTGGATGGACATGCACGTGCACATCGAGTCCGAAACGAGCAAGTCCGCCTATTCCGATAAATTCACACAAAACCCCGCAGACCTGGCTTTCCTGAGCGTCCGCTACGCGGAAAGGACTTTGATGACGGGTTTCACCACCGTCCGCGACCTCGGCGGAACGGGCGTCAACATCGCCTTGCGGAACGCCATCGCGAAAGGGCTCATCACTGGGCCGCGGATTTTCACGGCCGGCAAATCCATCGCCACCACCGGCGGGCATGCCGATCCCACAAATGGTTACAACCGCGCGCTCATGGGCGATCCCGGGCCGGAAGCCGGCGTGGCCAACGGGCCGGACGAGTGCCGGAAAGCCGTTCGCCAGGCATATAAATTCGGGGCAGACCTGATCAAGATCACGGCAACCGGTGGCGTGCTCAGCGTGGCGAAAGACGGCAGCAGCCCGCAATTTACCGACGAAGAACTGGCCGCCATCATCAGCACGGCGAAAGATTATAACATGAAAGTGGCCGCCCACGCACACGGGACCGAAGGCATCAAACGGGCCATCCGCGCGGGTGTTAACTCCATAGAACACGGAACGCTGATGGACGATGAGGCCATGGCGCTGGCGATCAAGCACGGTACCTGGTATGTGCCGACCATCACGGCGGGCCGGTCTGTGGCCGATTCCGCGAAAATTCCCGGGTATTATCCCGAGATCGTGAAGCCGAAAGCGGAAGCCATCGGCCCGCAAATCCAGAAAACATTCGCCAAAGCCTGGAAGAAAGGCGTGAAAATCGCTTTCGGAACAGACGCGGGCGTTTATCAACACGGCCGCAACTGGCTGGAATTCGTGTATATGACCGACGCCGGCATGCCCGTGATGGACGCCATCAAATCGGCCACCATCAAGGCCGCGGAACTGCTCGGTGAAGAAGCGCGCCTCGGCAGCGTGGAACCGGGCAAACTGGCAGACTTCACCGCTGTGGACGGAGACCCGATGAAAGACATTCAGGCGATGGGCCGGGTGAGCTTCGTCATGAAAGACGGCTTGATTTTTAAACAAGGAACCACTAACTTGTCTGTCCAAAATCAAACGGCCATGTCATCACAAAAATTCGTGCACGTAGTAAATTTTTATCTGAAACCCGGTCTCACCGCAGCGGAAATCCGGACATTTGAAGAAGGCGTGAGCTCGCTTGAAAAAATCGAGACGCTGAAAGTCTTCAACGTCGGCAAACCCGCCGGCACAGACAGGCCGGTGATCGACAAAAGCTACAGCTACTGCCTGTTGACCGTTTTCAACGACGAGGCTGGGCACGACATCTACCAGGAACATCCCGTCCACCTGGCGTTCATTGAAAAATGCAACGCACTTTGGGAGAAAGTGGTCGTCTTCGACTCCGTAACTATTCCACAATAA
- a CDS encoding YciI family protein — protein sequence MYLILLQYIRPLAAIEHYMEAHNVFLEKQVREGRFILTGRRKPRTGSIIVCRAGSRREVEAILAEDPMDKFQLAVYDIIEFEPNTFEMAGISS from the coding sequence ATGTACCTGATCCTCCTACAGTACATCCGCCCGCTGGCGGCTATCGAGCACTATATGGAAGCGCACAACGTCTTCCTGGAAAAGCAGGTCCGTGAAGGCCGCTTCATCCTCACCGGCAGGCGCAAGCCCCGCACGGGCTCCATCATCGTTTGCCGCGCAGGCAGCCGAAGGGAAGTGGAAGCCATCCTGGCGGAAGACCCGATGGACAAATTCCAGCTGGCCGTTTACGACATCATCGAGTTCGAGCCGAATACTTTCGAGATGGCCGGCATCAGCTCCTGA
- a CDS encoding SRPBCC family protein: protein MRKFFYYSAWVIGMTMALLAILLLVAPTHVHIEQSVFIHAPPAAVWDQTARFDRYNQWNTLKEREPDAQFRINGVDGTAGASTTWTGKKIGFGRLRHLSLTPHTEIRQQLEFFEPLASICDISFKFADSAGGTRVSWSMDAKYPRPQNILGMFMKDNLETDFRKSLQRLKSAAEANVSAGRK from the coding sequence TTGAGAAAATTCTTCTATTACAGTGCCTGGGTGATCGGCATGACCATGGCTTTACTGGCAATTCTGCTGCTGGTGGCCCCCACGCATGTTCACATCGAGCAATCGGTATTTATTCACGCGCCGCCTGCCGCGGTGTGGGACCAAACCGCCCGTTTCGACCGTTATAATCAATGGAATACCCTCAAGGAAAGGGAGCCTGATGCGCAATTCAGGATAAACGGGGTAGATGGTACGGCCGGCGCGTCTACCACCTGGACCGGTAAAAAAATCGGCTTCGGCCGCCTGCGCCATCTTTCCCTTACGCCCCATACAGAAATCCGCCAGCAGCTGGAGTTCTTCGAACCGCTGGCCTCCATTTGCGATATCTCCTTCAAATTCGCCGATTCCGCCGGCGGCACCCGCGTGTCGTGGAGCATGGACGCCAAATATCCCCGCCCGCAGAATATCCTGGGCATGTTCATGAAAGACAATCTCGAAACCGATTTCCGGAAAAGCCTCCAGCGCCTGAAATCCGCCGCCGAAGCGAACGTTTCTGCCGGCAGGAAATAA
- a CDS encoding geranylgeranyl reductase family protein — MIMTDVCIIGAGPGGAAAALQLDRLGIPCVVVDKAVFPRDKVCGDGLSGKVIAGLNRIDPAIGQRLQAFAEKENSWGVTFVAPGRTGMDVPYKPNYDPANDAPIGFVCKRIHFDNFLVDELKQCKNVQLIEGKSIDQYTPTSNGYELSDAKGTLQIHAKIIIVANGAHSAFTKDVAGIRMEPKHYAAGVRAYYTGVTGMHDHSYIELHFLKNLLPGYLWIFPLPNGEANVGIDMPSDTMRRRKVNLKTLLHETLQSDPVFAERFRSAQPVSAVEGYGLPLGSRSRRLSGERWMLVGDAAFLIDPFTGEGIGNAIYSGAIAAKQAVECLQSGDFSAETLLAYDASIQRVLGAELRLSTKLQQLVRYPRLFNLLMRAGTRNKQLRDVISSMFYEVDLRKKLTKPSFYIKLLLNR, encoded by the coding sequence ATGATCATGACGGATGTTTGCATTATCGGCGCCGGCCCCGGCGGTGCGGCGGCCGCCCTCCAGCTCGACAGGCTGGGCATTCCCTGCGTGGTAGTCGACAAAGCGGTTTTCCCGCGAGACAAAGTTTGCGGCGACGGCCTCAGCGGTAAAGTGATCGCCGGGCTCAACCGGATCGACCCGGCCATCGGCCAGCGGCTGCAGGCTTTCGCCGAAAAGGAAAACAGCTGGGGCGTAACGTTCGTAGCGCCCGGCCGAACGGGGATGGACGTTCCCTACAAACCGAATTACGATCCTGCCAACGACGCGCCCATCGGCTTCGTCTGCAAGCGGATACATTTCGATAATTTTTTGGTGGATGAGCTGAAACAATGCAAAAACGTGCAGCTGATCGAAGGGAAATCCATCGATCAATATACGCCGACTTCAAACGGATATGAACTGAGCGACGCGAAAGGCACTTTGCAGATCCATGCAAAGATCATCATCGTGGCCAACGGCGCGCATTCGGCATTCACCAAAGACGTGGCCGGCATCCGGATGGAACCGAAGCATTACGCCGCAGGCGTGAGGGCTTATTATACCGGGGTGACGGGCATGCACGATCACAGCTACATCGAGCTGCATTTCCTGAAGAACCTCCTGCCGGGGTACCTCTGGATTTTCCCGCTGCCCAACGGCGAAGCGAACGTGGGCATCGATATGCCTTCCGACACGATGCGCCGCCGCAAGGTAAACCTCAAAACCCTCCTCCACGAAACCCTCCAGTCCGACCCGGTTTTCGCGGAAAGGTTCCGTTCAGCCCAGCCCGTTAGCGCCGTGGAAGGCTACGGCCTGCCGCTCGGCTCCCGCTCCCGGAGGCTTTCCGGCGAACGCTGGATGCTCGTGGGCGATGCGGCCTTCCTCATCGATCCTTTTACCGGCGAAGGCATCGGCAACGCCATCTACAGCGGCGCCATCGCAGCGAAGCAGGCCGTGGAATGCCTGCAGTCCGGAGATTTTTCGGCGGAAACATTACTGGCGTACGATGCGTCTATCCAACGCGTATTGGGCGCGGAACTGCGGCTGAGCACCAAATTGCAGCAGCTCGTCCGCTACCCGCGGCTGTTCAACCTGCTCATGCGGGCTGGCACCCGGAACAAACAACTCCGCGACGTGATTTCCAGCATGTTCTACGAAGTGGACCTCCGGAAAAAACTCACCAAACCTTCCTTCTACATCAAACTGTTACTGAACCGGTAA
- the msrB gene encoding peptide-methionine (R)-S-oxide reductase MsrB, translating into MEEKKSPVYSRTDTGKVNLSDAEWKKILPKDVYDIAREKGTEWAFTGKFWNSKEHGTYYCAACGNPLFVSDTKFESGCGWPSFYQPVSKTSVIYTPDNSHGMQRTEVQCGRCKAHLGHVFDDGPPPTGLRYCINSVILDFEKAQDAEKKFNGKEK; encoded by the coding sequence ATGGAAGAAAAAAAGAGCCCGGTGTATTCCCGCACAGACACGGGCAAAGTCAACCTATCAGATGCAGAGTGGAAAAAGATCTTACCCAAGGATGTGTACGACATTGCCCGTGAAAAGGGTACTGAGTGGGCATTTACGGGAAAATTCTGGAACAGTAAGGAGCACGGGACGTATTATTGCGCGGCTTGCGGCAATCCGCTGTTCGTTTCAGACACGAAGTTCGAGAGCGGCTGCGGATGGCCAAGTTTTTATCAGCCTGTCAGCAAAACGAGCGTGATCTATACGCCCGACAATTCTCACGGCATGCAGCGTACCGAAGTGCAGTGCGGCCGGTGCAAGGCGCACCTGGGGCATGTGTTCGACGATGGGCCGCCGCCGACCGGGCTTCGTTATTGCATCAATTCGGTGATCCTGGATTTCGAGAAAGCGCAGGACGCGGAAAAGAAGTTCAACGGGAAAGAAAAGTAA
- a CDS encoding DUF2569 family protein, producing MVLMIFSLLTWVTMVPDFQIWKKGFWSNSIPDADVPVNRGLELYFALDGIFTLCGILFCLLLLVRKRDIFPKVFSWFLHINTGMYCVAVVVEKWILTGSFQFDVEEIRLISLNVALVLFVLWYLNTSGRVKRIFVLPHPSLVDHGQP from the coding sequence ATGGTGCTGATGATATTCAGTTTGCTGACCTGGGTCACGATGGTCCCGGATTTTCAGATCTGGAAAAAAGGGTTCTGGTCGAACAGCATTCCCGATGCAGACGTGCCGGTTAACAGGGGGCTGGAGTTGTATTTTGCCCTCGACGGTATTTTTACGCTGTGCGGCATTTTGTTTTGCCTGCTACTGCTGGTCCGGAAGCGCGACATTTTCCCGAAAGTATTCAGCTGGTTTCTGCACATCAACACTGGCATGTATTGCGTGGCGGTAGTCGTGGAAAAATGGATATTGACGGGCAGTTTTCAATTCGATGTGGAGGAAATCCGGCTGATTTCGCTGAACGTAGCCTTGGTGTTGTTCGTCCTTTGGTACCTCAACACGTCTGGCAGGGTGAAACGGATTTTTGTGTTGCCGCACCCCAGTTTGGTGGATCACGGGCAGCCATGA
- a CDS encoding ATP-binding cassette domain-containing protein: MQIELSAVVPVPLRDRIRQRPSDIWDREVAFQPGQFVKIKAPSGTGKTTLVHYLYNIRYDYTGTIKAGGKPWADYSAAQLAAIRQDNISVVFQDLRLFDQLTAEENIELKRVMNNKPLYPAEKIREFAEQLGVTHVLGQSAATLSYGERQRIAIIRALMQPFQWLMMDEPFSHLDEGNTAKAAKLIDQECRARNAGFILTDLDHDQHFNYDVTYQL; the protein is encoded by the coding sequence ATGCAGATCGAGCTTTCAGCCGTGGTGCCGGTTCCCCTGCGCGACAGGATCCGGCAGCGGCCATCGGACATCTGGGACCGGGAGGTCGCCTTCCAGCCCGGACAATTCGTCAAGATCAAAGCCCCCTCCGGTACGGGCAAAACCACACTCGTACATTATCTCTACAACATCCGATACGATTATACCGGCACCATCAAGGCCGGCGGAAAGCCCTGGGCAGATTATTCCGCCGCGCAACTCGCCGCCATCCGCCAGGATAATATCTCCGTCGTGTTCCAGGACCTCCGGCTGTTCGACCAGCTTACCGCCGAAGAAAACATCGAACTGAAACGGGTCATGAACAACAAACCCCTGTACCCGGCAGAGAAAATCCGTGAATTCGCCGAACAGCTGGGCGTAACGCATGTGCTCGGCCAGAGCGCCGCCACGCTTTCGTATGGAGAACGGCAGCGCATCGCCATCATCCGCGCCCTCATGCAGCCGTTCCAGTGGCTGATGATGGACGAGCCCTTCAGTCACCTCGACGAAGGCAATACCGCCAAAGCCGCGAAACTGATCGACCAGGAATGCCGCGCGCGAAACGCCGGGTTCATCCTCACCGATCTCGACCACGATCAACATTTCAATTACGACGTAACCTATCAGCTATAG
- a CDS encoding DUF4836 family protein — MKRSIQKALLFMTGAALILLASCSKAPESGKHIPKNAAIVFGFKSKQIQDKLAKDGLTIDKIFETLQQSDTSNNYAKALADAKNSGIDLQGDVFFAMVPGEASGNMSMIVVADVSDAAKLEAFVKEKSKKEVKAGKDFKYVEDNNSVVGFTAKTMIGIATIDQGSRYFDSEDTAKPVAASGTALLEKLFTLKADESVATIASFKDISKEKGDILFWMSSEALYNMNGANASGMGALMASNMKKITEGAFTTGSANFEAGKIDFDAWSYTSKELAAIIKKYPVEKINVAAIEQYPSDNIFGYAAINFDLRIIGELLKLMGMDGFANMGLSEARITLDDLLLAFKGEMTLVGSDFAAVPKPTEWDSTATKPEAKWIFSLKVGDKAAFEKVMASPMIAQSLTKQSDEYVPNMPLGEVSLSINSKRVLAASDAELLKSYDEGKGKAKLDGDALDNAKGSYGAFYVDVEKIMNAIPSKQMELPDSISTDLKSLLKSISAKSEQFSGDKSHSSGVVLFKDQSKNALSQLFNFTNKVYNWTNAKRKADEAQWGEPAADAVTVDSAMVEDAAVAAPAVEEK; from the coding sequence ATGAAACGATCGATCCAAAAAGCGCTCCTCTTTATGACTGGTGCGGCGCTTATTCTGTTAGCCTCGTGCTCCAAAGCCCCCGAGTCGGGAAAGCATATTCCTAAAAATGCCGCCATCGTTTTCGGATTCAAATCCAAACAAATCCAGGACAAACTGGCCAAAGACGGTCTCACGATCGACAAGATCTTCGAAACCCTCCAGCAGTCCGACACCTCTAATAACTACGCGAAAGCCCTCGCCGACGCGAAAAACTCCGGTATCGACCTCCAGGGCGACGTATTCTTCGCCATGGTCCCCGGCGAAGCCAGCGGCAACATGAGCATGATCGTTGTAGCCGACGTTTCCGACGCAGCGAAACTCGAAGCGTTCGTGAAGGAGAAATCCAAAAAAGAAGTGAAAGCCGGTAAGGACTTTAAATATGTAGAAGACAATAACAGCGTGGTTGGCTTCACCGCCAAAACCATGATCGGCATCGCCACGATCGACCAGGGCAGCCGTTACTTCGACAGCGAAGATACCGCCAAGCCCGTGGCCGCTTCCGGCACCGCGCTCCTCGAAAAACTGTTCACCCTCAAAGCAGACGAATCTGTTGCCACCATCGCGTCTTTCAAAGACATCAGCAAGGAAAAAGGCGACATCCTCTTCTGGATGAGCAGCGAAGCCCTTTATAATATGAACGGTGCCAACGCTTCCGGCATGGGCGCCCTCATGGCTTCCAACATGAAGAAAATCACCGAAGGCGCTTTCACCACCGGTTCCGCCAACTTCGAAGCCGGCAAGATCGATTTCGATGCCTGGTCTTACACCAGCAAAGAGCTCGCCGCCATCATCAAAAAATACCCCGTTGAGAAAATCAACGTTGCCGCCATCGAACAATACCCTTCCGATAACATTTTCGGTTATGCTGCCATTAACTTCGACCTGCGTATCATCGGCGAACTGCTGAAACTGATGGGCATGGACGGCTTCGCCAACATGGGCCTCTCCGAAGCACGCATCACCCTCGACGATCTGCTGCTGGCTTTCAAAGGCGAAATGACCCTCGTAGGTTCCGACTTCGCTGCCGTTCCCAAACCTACCGAATGGGACAGCACCGCTACCAAACCCGAAGCAAAATGGATCTTCAGCCTGAAAGTGGGCGACAAAGCCGCTTTCGAAAAAGTAATGGCTTCTCCCATGATCGCACAGTCGCTCACCAAACAGAGCGACGAATACGTTCCCAACATGCCTCTCGGCGAAGTTTCCCTGTCGATCAACAGCAAGCGCGTGCTCGCTGCTTCCGATGCTGAGCTCCTGAAATCTTACGATGAAGGCAAAGGCAAAGCAAAACTCGACGGAGACGCGCTCGACAACGCGAAAGGCAGCTACGGCGCTTTCTATGTTGACGTGGAAAAAATCATGAACGCCATCCCTTCCAAACAAATGGAACTGCCCGATAGCATCAGCACCGATCTGAAATCCCTGCTGAAATCCATTTCTGCGAAATCCGAACAGTTCAGCGGCGACAAATCCCATTCTTCCGGCGTGGTACTGTTTAAAGACCAGTCGAAGAACGCGCTCAGCCAGCTGTTCAATTTCACCAACAAAGTGTACAACTGGACCAACGCCAAGCGTAAAGCCGACGAAGCCCAGTGGGGCGAGCCTGCTGCTGACGCAGTAACCGTAGACAGCGCCATGGTTGAAGATGCCGCTGTTGCAGCACCTGCAGTTGAAGAAAAATAG